Below is a genomic region from Arcanobacterium haemolyticum DSM 20595.
CGATCCCGGAGTCACCATCGAACTCTCAGCCCAAGTGCACGCCATCGGCTTCTACGAAAAGCTGGGCTACGTCGTCGTCAATCATGAGATCTATCTCGATGCTGGTATCGAACACAAGGATATGTGCCTAAAAATATCCCGTGTGTGAATCTCAACGTGGGGTGAACCAGACACGTGTGGGAGCCAGTCATTAGACTAGGGGCATGGCTGGAAAAAGTTTTGCGCACCTACACGTTCACACTGACTATTCGCTGCTCGATGGAGCCGCAAAAATCAATAAACTCGTGGCGGAAGTGGCGCGCCTAGAACAGCCTGCCGTGGCAATCACCGATCACGGCTATCTTTTTGGTGCATACGAAATGTATAAGGCTGCAACCGCAGCGGGAATCAAGCCCATCATCGGCCTGGAAGCCTACATGACTCCCGGCACATCCCGCTTCGATCAAACACGCCAACTGTGGGGAACTCCAGCGCAACGATCCGATGATGTTTCCGCGCGTGGTGCTTACACGCACATGACCTTGCTGTCAGAAAATAACACCGGCATGCACAACTTGTTCCGGATGAACTCTCTGGCCTCTCTAGAAGGACAGATGGGCAAATGGCCACGCATGGATCGTGAGCTTTTGGAAACGTACCACGATGGGCTAATCGGTACTGCTGGTTGCCCATCGGGCGAAATCCAAACCAGGCTACGCCTAGGGCAGTGGGATGAAGCGCTCAAAGCCGCAGGTGAACTCCAAGATATCTTTGGCAAAGATAACTTTTATGTTGAAGTGATGGATCACGGATTAGACATTGAACGCCGTGTACAAAACGATCTTCTCAAAATTGCGCGCATGATCGGTGCCCCGTTGATTGCCACTAACGATTCGCACTACGTCAAGCGTGAAGATCGTGACATCCAGGATGCGATGTTGTGCATCAATTCGGGTTCTACCTTGATGGATCCAGATCGATTCAAATTTGATGGAGATGGCTACTACATCAAATCATCGGAAGAAATGCACAGGCAGTTCGAAGATCTTCCAGAAGCAATAGACAACACGCTGGTGGTTGCCGAACGCTGTAACGTTTCGTTCCAAACTACTGCCGATGGCATCAGCTACATGCCGGAATTCCCAGTGCCGCCTGGTGAAGATGAAACCTCTTGGTTTATCAATCAAGTGGAAGCTGGCCTGCTCAAACGATACAACGGTACTGTTCCGGCGCATGTTCGAGAACGTGCCGATTATGAAGTAGGGGTTATTACGTCGATGGGCTTCCCAGGCTACTTCCTGGTGGTGTCCGATTACATCAAGTGGGCAAAGAAGAACGGTATTCGCGTAGGCCCAGGGCGTGGTTCTGGTGCAGGCTCGATGGTGGCGTATGCCCTTGAGATTACGCAGTTGGATCCGATCAAGCACGAATTGCTGTTCGAACGATTCTTGAACCCAGAACGCGTCTCCCTTCCTGATATCGATGTGGATTTCGATGATAGGCGCCGCGATGAAGTAATCAAATACGTGGAAGAAAAGTATGGATCCGATAAGGTAGCTCAGGTTGTCACCTATGGAACCATTAAAACGAAGCAGGCTCTCAAAGATGCTGCCCGCGTACTTGGTATGCCGTTCCAGATGGGCGATCAGCTCACCAAGGCGTTACCGCCAGATGTTCAGGGCAAGTCGATTGCTGTGAAGGATATTTATAATCCGGAAGCGGCTCGCTATAACGAAGCAGGGGAGTTCCGCGAATTTGTTGATTCAAACGCGGAAGCAAAGCGTGTGTTTGATTTTGCTCTTGGTTTGGAAGGTATGACTCGCCAAACAGGTGTTCACGCCTGCGCCGTCATCATGTCATCCACAGCACTAACTGACGTCATCCCAATCATGAAGCGCCTCCAAGATGGCGCGATCATTACCCAGTTCGAATACCCACAATGTGAAGAATTGGGCCTGGTCAAGATGGATTTCTTAGGCCTGTCCAACCTCACGGTGATCGAAGGCGCTCTCACCAATATTCGAAACAACGGTAAAGAAGCGCCGAACATCGATGAAATTCCACTAGATGATGTGGAAACATACGAACTTCTTGCCCGTGCAGAAACACTCGGTATCTTCCAGCTCGATTCTCCTGGCATGCGCCAACTCCTCAAACAGATGAAGCCAGATACCTTCGCGGATATTTCCGCTGTATCTGCGCTCTATCGTCCAGGGCCAATGGGCGCAAATTCGCACACCAACTATGCGCTGCGCAAGAATGGGTTACAGGAAAAAACTCCAATCCACCCAGAACTCGCAACCGCGCTCGAAGATATTTTGGGTAATACCCACGGCCTGATCGTGTTCCAGGAACAGGTTATGCGTATCGCGCAGAAACTTGCCGGCTTCACGCTTGGGCAAGCAGATATTCTGCGAAAAGCAATGGGCAAGAAGAAAGCAGATGTTCTGCAAAAGCAGTTCAAGGGCTTCGCCCAGGGCATGCGCGATCATGGCTATTCTGACGAATGTATCAACACACTGTGGGATATCCTCGTTCCGTTCGCGCAGTACGCGTTCAACAAGTCCCATTCGGAAGCATACGCACTAGTCACATACCAGACCGCCTACCTTAAAGCACACTACCCAAGTGAATACATGGCGTCGTTGCTCACCTCAAACCAAAACAACAAAACGAAGGTGGCAACATATCTGGCCGATACGCGCCGTATGGGGATCCGTGTCAACGTGCCTGATGTGAACAAATCAATGGACGTATATTCCGCTGTTGGAAACGAAGTTCGAGTGGGCTTGAGCTCCGTACGTAACGTGGGCAAAAACGTCGTCGATGGAATTATTGAAACCCGAAAAGAAAAGGGCGAATACACGTCCTTCCAAGACTTCCTGGATAAAGTGCCAGCCGCTGTTCTCAACAAACGTGCCGTAGAATGCCTGATCAAAGCAGGTGCGTTCGATTCTCTCGGATACTCGCGGCGTGCGCTCGTATCTATCCACGAAGAAGCGATTGAAGCTGTCCTACCGGTCAAACGTAACGAAGCCGGCGGGCAATTCGATCTCTTCGGCGGGCTAGGCGAAAATAACCCCATCGCCCAATCATTCAACGTGGAAATCCCAGACTTACCAGAATGGGACAAGAAAGAAAAACTCAATATCGAACGTGACATGCTCGGACTCTACGTGTCCGATCACCCACTTTCGGGGCTCGAAGCGTTCCTGGATAGGGTAGCGGACCACACCGTGCTCGGTATCCAAAACGATGAAAACCCGGTGGATGGGCAAATGGTCACCGTGGCTGGGCTCATCACCTCGGTCCAAACCCGAATCTCACAAAAGAACGGAAAAACCTGGGCTACCGCAACCATCGAAGACTTCACCGGATCAATCGAAGTGAACTTCTTCCCGGCAACCTACCAATCCGTTTCTCACTTCCTCATCCCGGATACGGTGGTCACGATCAAAGCGCGAATGTCCGTGCGCGATAGCGGTGTTCAGCTCAACGCAATGGAGATGACTGTGCCACAACTTGCGGGCGTTGCCGAAGATACGCCGCTCGATATTCAAATCCCAGAACGTATGCTTACGCAAGACATGATGCAACGCCTCTCAGACGTCCTCACCCAATACCCTGGAAAGGCGCCAATCCGTATCCACGTGCGCCAACTCGGGAAAACAACCGTGGTCCAACTCCACAACTCGTACAAGGTGAACGTCAACCCGTCGTTGCTCTCCAACCTACGTGTTTTGCTGGGCAAGAACGCCCTCTTGATGGAGTAAAGGGCTGATGTGCGAGTGGGGAGTGTTTCACAGATCTGTGAAACACTCCCCACAACGTATGTGCATTAAGCTTCGCAGACGCGAGCCATCAAACGCGGGCCATTCGGGTAACGCACGTCAACCACATCGCCATCAGCTAACTTGGCGGAACGATGAGTATTGATTTCGTTGTTGACGCGAACCCAGCCTTCCTGGATCACTTCGCGTGCCTGCCCGCCCGTTTCTGTGAGGCCTGCAAGTTTAACAAACTGGCCAAGCTGGATGGGAAGTCTGACATCGAATTCTTCAATCATTGTGCACTCCGAACTGTTGTGGCGTTATCGTTGGCAAGAGCATCTGCCAATTCACCAAGATGGCTAGGTTCCTCAACGTTATCATGTGTGGAATGATCAATGATCGCATCTCCAGCCCGTTTCCGACGTATAACAAACACCCCATAGATGCCAAGAATCGCGATTATCACCAGTACACCCCATGGAGATCCAGTTGCCGATGCCATCGCAGCTTTCCACACAGTCCAGCCAATCGTTGCATAAATCGATGCCCATGCGATGCCGCCGGGGATCATGGCAGCAGTGTAGAGCATCCATGGCATTCGGAGAATTCCTGCAGCTAGATTCGCGATCGTTTGGAAGCCAACAGTGAGGAAAGAAAACGTAACCACTGGCCAGCCACGACGCTGAACAGTATCAATTCCTCGCACAATACGTTCGGACGTGAGCCACGAATCGAAGCGTTGACACCACGGTTTTTCGGCGTGGTTTCCCACCTGAGAATAGACGACGTGAGCCACGTAGCGCCCCAGCCAATATGTGCCTTGTGCTCGGAAAAAGATCACGACGCACAGAAAGGCGAACACTGCAATGAACGGGCCTTCTGAGAGGAAGGTTGTGATATCTGAGATTAGGTTCTTCATCTACTCGTTTTCGTTGAGGGTACATTCGGAACAGAGCCCGAAAATTTCGAATGAATGGGACACGCGGGTAAAGCCATGTTCGTCTGCGATTCCATCAGCCCACTCTTCAATTCCTGCACCAGATATTTCGACTGTTTTTCCGCATGAACGGCACACAATATGGTGGTGGTGAACGTTTTCTGCACAGTAGCGGAAGAGTTGGGTTTCTGATTTTTCAAGACGGAGAACATCAACAGAACCGTTGTTCGCTAGCGCTTGGAGGTTCCGATACACGGTGGCGAGCCCGATGGATTCGCCGGATTGATCGAGAAGATCGTGGACTTCTTGAGCGGAGAGGAAATTTTTTTCAGTGCGTAAAAGTTCCCAGATTGCTTGACGTTGTTTCGTCATGCGTTTCATATGTGTCCCCTTTTGGTGTGTCGTGGAGCGAGGGGATGATCTAGTTGCGTTCCCTTCGCCGTATTTGGCCTAGCACACCTAGTATAGCGGGACGGAAGATTGCTACAAGAAGGTAAAGGGTCACAGCGTAGAGAACGATGGTTGCGCCGGGGGACCACGGGTAGTAGTAGGTTGTGATGAGTCCGCTTGTTGCGACGACGACGCCGATCGCCATTGCGATATGCATCGTGGCACGGAATGATTCTGAAATCATGTGAGAGATCGCCACGGGAATGATCATCAGAGCTGACACGAGGAGTGCGCCAACTACCCGCATCGCAACGGAAACTGTGAGTGCTGCGGTTACAGCAATCAATGCTGAGAGAAAAACAGTTGGGAGACCGGAGGCACGTGCATGTTCTTCGTCGTGGCACAAAACGAACAGTGCTGGGCGGAGTCCTAAGCCAATAAAACCAATGACAACACAGAGGATTATTGTGAGGAGAACGTCTAATTCTGTAACAGTGGAAATGGAGCCAAACAAGTACGAGGTGAGGTTCGACGTGGTGCCGCCGGCAATCCCAATGAGGATAACGCCTCCTGCGATGCCTCCATAGAAAACAAGAGCAAGTGCCACATCACCGGAGGAGTGGCCGCGGTTGCGCATCCATTCGATTAAGAGCGCACCCAAGATCGAGGCGATGATTGCACCAGGAACTGCCCAAGCGTCTCTATTTGCTGCATCTGCTGCGTTTGCAGCCAACCAGCCCATCGCAACACCTGTGAGAGCAATATGCCCAATGCCATCACCCAAAAGCGTGAGACGGCGTTGGACCAAGTAAGTACCAACAACCGGAGCTGCAAGGCCTACCAGAACGGCAACGATAATCGCACGCACCATCAATGGCGATGAAAGGAAATCAAGCATGGGTGTCCTCGCATTCGCAGGCTAGTGGATCGACGTGGGCAACAAGAGTTTGATCGGTTTTTTGGAGCCGGCCTTCGGCAACGATATGGACTTGATCGATGATGGAATCAAGGTTGTAGATATCGTGAAGCACCATAACAATTGTGGTGCCAGAAGCGCGGAGGGCTGTAAGGGTGCCGATAATGTGAGCACGAGAAGAAGAATCGATACCTGCGAAGGGTTCGTCTAGTACAAGAAGATCGGGGTTTCGTACAAGAGCTCGTGCGATCAGCACACGTTGTTGCTGTCCGCCAGAAAAAGTTTGGACTGATTCGTGTGCTCGGTGTGCGAGGCCAACCGTTGCGAGGGCTTCCATGGCACGGCTTCGTGCAGACTTTGGAAGCCAGAATTTCCATCCATGAATGAAACCAGACATGACAGTTTCAAGAGCTGTTGCCGGGACATGGGAAACGCTAGTGACGCGCTGTGGAGCATAACCAATTCGTTGCCACTGTGTTTTACGGCCCAGTGGTTGACCGAAAAGATGGATTTTTCCCTGAGAATGAGGAATGGCTCCAACAAGGGCTCGGATAAGGGTGGACTTTCCCGAGCCGTTAACGCCGAGTATCGCAACGGTGGATCCTGTATCAATATCAAGATCGATGCCATGGAGGATTGGATTCCCACCAAGTTTTACGTGCAGATCTCGGACGCTAACGGCTGGGCTAGTCATAGTGTTACTTTGTACACCTCATGGAGTCGGAAAGAGCAGTCAAGTTCTTCTCCATCATAGCGATGTAATCGGTGGAAGCGTCAGTTGCAGTGGCTGCAACGTCCAACACGGCGAACTTTGCACCAGTTTCCTTGGCAACGGTTTCAGCAACCTTTGCTTCACCTGTGGTGGGAGTGAAGATGGTGTTGATCTTTTCGTGTTCAACCAGTTTCTTCACTTCAGCGATACGTGCTGGTGATGGTTCGAATTCAGGATCGATACCTGCAACGCCGATCTGCTTGAGGCCATATTCGTGAGCGAGGTAACCAAATGCTGCGTGGGTTACAACGAATGACTTGGTTTCGCATGTGCCAGCGAATGCGGATTCGAACTTCTTATCGAGCTCGGTTAGGCGCTTCACGAGTGCTTCAGAGTTTGCCTTGAAGTCCTTTGCGTGTGAAGGGTCCTTTTCGCTTAAGGTCTTGGCAATTGCTTCTGCTGCATCTGCCATACGCTCTGGATCGGTCCAGAAATGTGGATCGTAGATGCCGTGATCATGGTGGTGTTCGTGGCCTTCTGCCTTGTGATCGTGATCGGCGTGGTCATGATCGTGGCCTTCGTGCTCGTGTTCGTGGCCTTCTGCCTTGTGATCGTGATCGGCGTGGTCATGATCGTGGCCTTCTGCCTTGTGATCGTGATCGGCGTGGTCATGATCGTGGCCTTCGTGCTCGTGTTCGTGGCCTTCTGCCTTGTGATCGTGATCGGCGTGGTCATGATCGTGGCCTTCGTGTTCGTGTTCGTGATCGTGGCCTTCGTGCTCGTGTTCGCCGCCGGTTTCTTCATTCTTCAGGAGGTGAACGGAATCGCCGATGTTGATGGCGTTGGACTTGGAGGAAGCAACTGCATCATCAATAGCAGGGGAGAGCTTTGCAAGGTAGAACACGATATCCGACTTTTGCATGTCGGAGATCTCCTTAGGGGAGAGTTCGACCCCGTGGGCGTCAGCACCTGGAGGAGTAAGGTCGGTGACCTTGACGTGATCCTTTCCGATTTCGGAAACCAGGTAGGTGAGTGGGTAGAAGCTTGTTGTGACGGAGAGCTTGCCGTTTGATGCGCTCTTGTCTGAAGCAGCATGTGAACAGCCGGCAAGTGCGAACGCAGAAGCGCTCAGGATTGCAATAACTTTACTGATGTTTTTGATAGCCATAATCATTATTAAACACCAGTTGAGAATAGTTGCCATCAGTCATGCGCCCTAATGAACTCATAATGTGTTCCCTTTAACTATCGTGATATGGGATTGGTGGGAACGGAAGGCGAGTTCGGGTGAAGATACACGTACAATGGGGGATGTAAACGATTACTGCATCATCCAGATGCAGACATGTGAAAGGAGTAGCCGCATGGCCAAGCAGGCCCCATCGCGACTCGATAATGTTATTTCTCTTGCTAAGCGGCGTGGATTCGTCTTCCCCTGTGGTGAGATTTATGGCGGAACTCGTTCCGCTTGGGATTACGGCCCGTTGGGCGTTGAACTGAAGGAAAATATTAAGCGCCAATGGTGGAAGGCTAATGTTACTGGGCGTGAAGATATGGTGGGTCTTGATTCCTCCATTATTCTTCCGCGTGAAGTATGGGTGGCATCAGGTCACGTTTCTACCTTCTCTGATCCTTTGATTGAATGCCAGCACTGCCACAAGCGCTTGCGTGAAGATGATCTGATTGAGCAGTACGCAGAAAAGAAGGGTGTTGCAGAATCAGAGGTTTCGATGTCTGATGTGGCATGCCCGAACTGTGGCACTCGTGGTCAGTGGACCGAATCTAAGCCGTTCTCTGGCTTATTGAAGACTTTCCTTGGGCCAGTGGATAATGAAGAAGGCTTGCACTACCTGCGCCCGGAAACCGCTCAAGGTATCTTCGTTAACTTCCTTAACGTCGTCACTGCTGCACGCAAGAAGCCGCCATTTGGTATCGGCCAGGTTGGTAAGTCGTTCCGCAACGAAATTACCCCAGGTAACTTTATTTTCCGTACCCGTGAATTCGAACAGATGGAAATCGAATTCTTCGTGAAGCCGGGCGAAGACGAAGAATGGCACCAGTCCTGGATTGATGCTCGCCTTGCATGGTACGAAGATTTGGGCGTCTCACGTGAGAACCTGCGCCTGTACGAGCACCCGAAGGAAAAGCTCTCCCATTACTCCAAGCGCACGGTTGATATTGAATACCGTTTCGGCTTCCAGGGTTCTGAATGGGGTGAACTCGAAGGCATTGCAAACCGTACTGATTTCGATCTCTCGTCGCACAGCGAAGCTTCTGGTAAGAAGCTTGAATACTTCGATCAGGCAACAGGTGAACGTTATACGCCGTACGTGGTGGAACCTTCTGCCGGTTTGACTCGTTCACTTATGGCCTTCCTCACTGAAGCCTATACAGAAGATGAAGCTCCAAACACTAAGGGCGGAGTTGATAAGCGTATCGTGCTCAAGCTCGATCCACGCCTTGCTCCTGTGAAGGTTGCAGTTCTGCCATTGTCACGTTCGGCAGATCTTTCGCCGATGGCACGTGAGTTGGCTGCGAAGTTGCGCAAGCACTGGAATGTTGATTTCGATGATGCCGGTGCGGTTGGCCGCCGTTACCGCCGCCAGGATGAAATCGGCACACCGTTCTGTGTGACTGTCGATTTCGATTCGCTAGAGGATCAGGCTGTGACCATCCGTGATCGTGACACGATGGAACAGGTTCGTATCCCACTTGCGGAAGTGGAAGCCTACTTGGCAGGAAAGCTCATTGGCTGCTAGTCACTCTTTGGCTGGTGGGGAGGAACTCCCCACCAGCCATTCGCATTCGCATTCAGGCCGATTGGATCTTTCTCCTGCGGATCGCAAACGAGTCAGCCTATCGTTGGCCTCCGTTGTGGTTCCGTTGGCGATTCTTACGCTTATTGGCTTGTTTTTGTTGTGGCCGCGGGGCGGTTCTCCGATTGGGTCACAGATTGAATTCGCGCCGGGCGCATCGCAAGTAATCGGTGAGATCAGTTCGATTGGCGCCACAGATGCCAGCCGCCAAACGCCAGTGAAAATGCTGGTGGATGGGGTGGAAGTTGGTCTCCATGTTCCATATGAGTATGTGAAGAACGGCCTTGATGTGGGGGATAAGGTTAAGGCGATTTTTTCTCCTGGCCTTGTTGATACGGATACGCCGTATGTGTTTGTTGATTTTGTGCGCACAATCCCCGTCTGGATCCTTGTAACGCTATACGTGCTGGTGGTGGCGGTTGTAGCCCGAGGTAAAGGGTTGGCTGCTGTGGCGGGCTTGGGCGTATCACTAGCCGTGGTTGGCTTTTTCATGTTGCCGGCGTTGATGGCGGGTAAGCCTCCGTTGCTGGTGGTGCTGGTGGGTGCTGCCGCGATGATGTTTACGTCGATTTATTTGGCGCATGGCGTATCGATTCGTACCACAACAGCGGTGCTTGGCACGTTGGGTGGTTTGGTGATTACGGGTGTGGTTGCCTGGTTTGCGATTGATTCGGCGCATTTGACTGGCGTTTCTGGTGAAGAATCGGTGGCGTTGTTTAGTCAGCTTGGGTATTTGCGCATGGATCAGATTTTGTTGTGCGGGATTATTTTGGCTGGTTTGGGTGCGTTGAATGATGTGACGATCACTCAAGTTTCTACTGTGTGGGAGCTTCACGCTGCGAATCCGCAGGCGCGCCGGGCTAAGATTTTTGGGCAGGCGATGGTTATTGGCCGTGATCATATTGCGTCTACGGTGTATACGCTTGCGTTTGCCTATATTGGTTCTGCGTTGCCGTTGTTGATGAGTGCGTCGCTTGTTGATCGTGGCGTGGTGGACTTTTTGATGATTGGTCAGGTTGCGGAGGAGATTATTCGTACGCTTGTGGCGTCGATTGGGTTGGTTCTTGCGATTCCGATGACGACTGCGATAGCCTGTGTTTTTGCTCCCGTAGCCCCTGCGAAGAAACGAGACGAAGACTAAATGAGCGTTCGTGTTGGTGAAGTTACGTTGGAATCTCCGGTTATTTTGGCTCCGATGGCGGGGGTGACGAATCCGCCGTTCCGTCAGTTGTGCCGCGAGTTTGGTGAAGCAGGAGCACGTGCTGCTGGGGTTACTGAGGTTGGTAGTGGGCATACCACGGGTACGGTTTCGCATGCGGGTTTGTATGTGTGCGAGATGGTTACGTCACGCGCGTTGATTGAACGTGTTCCTGAGACGCTGACTATGATTCAGCCTGATCCGGCCGATCCGGTGCGTTCAATTCAGTTGTATGGCGTTGAGCCGAAGAACATTGCGGCTGCAGTTGAGATTTTGGTTCGGGAAGATTGGGCAGACCATATTGATATTAATTTTGGGTGTCCTGTTCCGAAGGTCACGCGCAAGGGCGGCGGTTCCGCGTTGCCGTGGAAGCATCAGTTGTTTTCGGATATCGTAACGGGCGCGGTTGCGGCGTCGGAACGCGCGTCGCGTGAAGCGGGGCGTACTCACACGATTCCTGTAACGGCCAAGTTTAGGATTGGTATCGACGACGATCATACGACGTTCCGTGACGTCGCTAAAATGAGTGAAGACGCCGGGATATCGGCCTTAACTCTACACGCGCGGACAACCGAGCAGCATTATTCTGGCCAGGCGCAGTGGGATTACATTCGGGAATTGAAAGCTACATCGAATCTGCCGATTTTCGGTAATGGTGATGTGTTTGAAGCAGAAGATGCCGCACGTATGTTGGCTCACACTGCGGCAGATGGGGTCTGTGTTGGCCGTGGGTGCCAGGGGCGCCCGTGGTTGTTTTTCGATTTGGTCGCGGCATCGTATGGTTCGGATGCTCGTTATCGGCCATCGTTACGTGAGGTGGCGGATATTATTGTGCGCCACGGTGAACTTTCGGTGGCTCACTTTGGTGATGAACACCGTGCAATGCGCGAACTGCGTAAGCACGTTGGCTGGTATATGCGTGGGTTTTCGGTTGGTGGCCAGATGCGCCACCAGCTTGGTCTGATCGAATCGGTTGAACAGTTGCGTGACTTGCTGGATACGTTGGATTTGGATCAGCCGTTCCCGGATGCTGCGGAAGGCCCCCGCGGCCGCGCAGGTGGCGCTAAACGCCCGCACTTGCCCGAATTCTGGCTAGATTCCCATGAATTAACACCAGAGCAACAAGCAAAGATCCATGAAGCCGAAGTGAATACTTCCGGCGGGTGAAACCTTAACCTTATCGACACCCTATCTGCGTGGCTCCGGCATTATGCCCGGAGCCACGCCACTTCGCCGGCCGGGAGCAGGAAGGAACCATGATCCTGTAATTCAGCAGTTGAGATGGCGAGTATACGAGAATCGGCTGGGAGAAGATCAGGTGTGGTGCCAAAGTTGATCCGAACTTCGATATCATCCACAAAGATGCGTACGATGCCGTGATCTGCACGGGACTGATCTAAACCGATGTTGCCGTTGGTGATGCTGGAAGCGTTGCGTAACCGGAGCATGTGGCGAATCGATGATGGAATTTCGGTTGTTTCTCTATCAATGTGAATAATGCCAGGTAACGCCAGGGTCATTAAGGTTATAGCTGTAGGGGATATGTACCCGGCTGCTGCGTAGATAGATTTGCCGCTCAAATCCCAGGCGGGCAATGTGCCGGCAGAGTTGAACAGCCGATAGAGTTGGATGAGTTGCGGGCCGAAGTTGGAGGCTGACAGCGGGAAGCTGAGCGGGCGGCTACGAACGATATGAACGTAGGCATCGTGGACTTGGTTGGATAGCTCAGCAAAATCTGCAGGGGAACGCCCGTTGATCCCAAGCGATAGGACGGCATCTTCATGGGCGATAGACACGAAAGCTTGAAGTTGCCCAATTGTGAGATCGCCGATGTGAGACACGTGGGAATTAACGCAGTGAGCACCGAGCTCCACACCCCAGGCGCCCGCTTCTAGCCACGTTGACACCGCATCATGGGCATCGTGAAGTTGTGAAATATCAGGAAGAATCCGTACCTGACGTTTTTTAGCCTTAGCCATGATATCGGTGAGCGAGATGCGATCAAGCGTTCCAGGAATCGTGATTACGGTGGCGCCGATTCGTGCCATCGTGGAGATTAAGTCCAAGATGAGTTCAGTGGTAGCAGCTTCTTCTGCAGACGCGTGATACCACACGGCGTGCATTCCCCATGCAGGGGACGGGGTTGAACGGATAACAGTGACCGCGTCTTTGCGAGGCGTGGCAGGTGTCTCACCTGTGTCCAACTCAGTGTTGCTCATGGTGTCCTTAGCGTCCTGAAAGGTAGGGTAGGTTCTGTGAATCAAGCCTACACTGCAAGTGACAAAGAACGCTGGTTGAGCGAAGGAATTAAGAGTACCGCACGAACTGATTTCGAACGTGATCGGGCTCGCGTCTTGCATTCGGCCGCATTGCGCCGCCTTGGTGCGAAAACCCAGGTCATGGGGCCAGAGTCTGACGATTTTATCCGTACACGCCTCACTCATTCGTTGGAAGTTGCGCAGGTTGGCCGTTCTTTGGCGAAAAATTTGGGTGCCGATGAAGATATCGTGGAAACCGCGTGTTTGTGCCATGACATGGGGCATCCTCCGTATGGTCACAATGGGGAACAGGCGCTTGATGAGCTTGCGGTATCGTTTGGTGGTTTTGAAGGAAATGCCCAAACGCTTCGTATTCTCACGCGGCTTGAGCCGAAGCGATTCCACGACGACGCCCGCCCAGCCGGCCTCAACCTGACGCGCGCGATCGTGGACGCCACCGTGAAGTATCCGTGGACTCGTTTTGCGGGTCCGAAAGGGGAGAGTTCACCTAAGTTTGGGGCGTA
It encodes:
- a CDS encoding metal ABC transporter substrate-binding protein yields the protein MATILNWCLIMIMAIKNISKVIAILSASAFALAGCSHAASDKSASNGKLSVTTSFYPLTYLVSEIGKDHVKVTDLTPPGADAHGVELSPKEISDMQKSDIVFYLAKLSPAIDDAVASSKSNAINIGDSVHLLKNEETGGEHEHEGHDHEHEHEGHDHDHADHDHKAEGHEHEHEGHDHDHADHDHKAEGHDHDHADHDHKAEGHEHEHEGHDHDHADHDHKAEGHEHHHDHGIYDPHFWTDPERMADAAEAIAKTLSEKDPSHAKDFKANSEALVKRLTELDKKFESAFAGTCETKSFVVTHAAFGYLAHEYGLKQIGVAGIDPEFEPSPARIAEVKKLVEHEKINTIFTPTTGEAKVAETVAKETGAKFAVLDVAATATDASTDYIAMMEKNLTALSDSMRCTK
- the dusB gene encoding tRNA dihydrouridine synthase DusB; this translates as MSVRVGEVTLESPVILAPMAGVTNPPFRQLCREFGEAGARAAGVTEVGSGHTTGTVSHAGLYVCEMVTSRALIERVPETLTMIQPDPADPVRSIQLYGVEPKNIAAAVEILVREDWADHIDINFGCPVPKVTRKGGGSALPWKHQLFSDIVTGAVAASERASREAGRTHTIPVTAKFRIGIDDDHTTFRDVAKMSEDAGISALTLHARTTEQHYSGQAQWDYIRELKATSNLPIFGNGDVFEAEDAARMLAHTAADGVCVGRGCQGRPWLFFDLVAASYGSDARYRPSLREVADIIVRHGELSVAHFGDEHRAMRELRKHVGWYMRGFSVGGQMRHQLGLIESVEQLRDLLDTLDLDQPFPDAAEGPRGRAGGAKRPHLPEFWLDSHELTPEQQAKIHEAEVNTSGG
- a CDS encoding YibE/F family protein, with amino-acid sequence MAASHSLAGGEELPTSHSHSHSGRLDLSPADRKRVSLSLASVVVPLAILTLIGLFLLWPRGGSPIGSQIEFAPGASQVIGEISSIGATDASRQTPVKMLVDGVEVGLHVPYEYVKNGLDVGDKVKAIFSPGLVDTDTPYVFVDFVRTIPVWILVTLYVLVVAVVARGKGLAAVAGLGVSLAVVGFFMLPALMAGKPPLLVVLVGAAAMMFTSIYLAHGVSIRTTTAVLGTLGGLVITGVVAWFAIDSAHLTGVSGEESVALFSQLGYLRMDQILLCGIILAGLGALNDVTITQVSTVWELHAANPQARRAKIFGQAMVIGRDHIASTVYTLAFAYIGSALPLLMSASLVDRGVVDFLMIGQVAEEIIRTLVASIGLVLAIPMTTAIACVFAPVAPAKKRDED
- a CDS encoding glycine--tRNA ligase, translated to MAKQAPSRLDNVISLAKRRGFVFPCGEIYGGTRSAWDYGPLGVELKENIKRQWWKANVTGREDMVGLDSSIILPREVWVASGHVSTFSDPLIECQHCHKRLREDDLIEQYAEKKGVAESEVSMSDVACPNCGTRGQWTESKPFSGLLKTFLGPVDNEEGLHYLRPETAQGIFVNFLNVVTAARKKPPFGIGQVGKSFRNEITPGNFIFRTREFEQMEIEFFVKPGEDEEWHQSWIDARLAWYEDLGVSRENLRLYEHPKEKLSHYSKRTVDIEYRFGFQGSEWGELEGIANRTDFDLSSHSEASGKKLEYFDQATGERYTPYVVEPSAGLTRSLMAFLTEAYTEDEAPNTKGGVDKRIVLKLDPRLAPVKVAVLPLSRSADLSPMARELAAKLRKHWNVDFDDAGAVGRRYRRQDEIGTPFCVTVDFDSLEDQAVTIRDRDTMEQVRIPLAEVEAYLAGKLIGC